A stretch of Paenibacillus peoriae DNA encodes these proteins:
- a CDS encoding spore germination protein → MPNQNKSCPLTHVSSNLKDNVNHIESSFGNSGDVIIKELLWMQKWPAALFYIDGLVNTQLLHDSVLRSLMRVNEHHVPEGAEPFDYLKNQVLIAGNSGSVDEMDALFNQMLSGGIIILLDGYAKGIWIDAVGWEDRSVSEPQSQSVVRGPMEAFTENLRTNTALIRRRIRDPRLWMETRQIGQVTHTNVSVMYIKGIADEGVIQELRERLDRIDIDGILEGGYIEEEIQDESFTPFPTIYNSERPDSVAASLLEGRIAILVDGTPFVLLIPALFVQFFQSAEDYYQRADISTLLRLLRFFSFFIALLAPAVYIAVTTFHQEMIPTNLLVSLAAQREGVPFPAFVEAMLMEITYEILREAGVRIPRTVGQAVSIVGTLVIGQAAVDAGVVSAAMVIIVSITAISSYVIPENGLSIAVRIIRFALMMLAAAFGLLGILMGLIVVLLHLTSLRSFGVSYMSPFGPYVESDMKDTLFRLPWPHMTKRPQSISIQNTIRQKTKKRRIGNKSKTRRDQP, encoded by the coding sequence ATGCCAAATCAGAATAAAAGTTGTCCACTTACTCATGTGTCCTCTAACTTGAAGGATAATGTGAATCATATCGAAAGCTCCTTTGGAAACAGCGGAGATGTAATCATTAAAGAGCTATTATGGATGCAAAAATGGCCAGCAGCTCTATTTTATATTGATGGTCTGGTCAATACTCAATTGCTCCATGATTCCGTTCTCCGTTCATTGATGCGAGTAAATGAACATCATGTACCGGAGGGCGCAGAACCATTCGACTATTTGAAGAATCAAGTTTTGATTGCAGGTAACTCAGGTAGTGTGGACGAAATGGATGCCTTATTCAACCAGATGCTATCTGGCGGTATTATCATTTTGCTGGACGGATACGCCAAGGGCATATGGATTGATGCGGTCGGTTGGGAGGATCGCAGTGTTAGCGAACCCCAATCCCAAAGTGTCGTACGGGGTCCAATGGAGGCTTTTACCGAAAATTTACGTACCAATACCGCTCTAATTCGTAGGCGAATCCGCGATCCGCGCCTGTGGATGGAAACAAGACAGATCGGTCAAGTCACTCATACCAATGTGTCCGTGATGTATATCAAAGGAATTGCTGACGAAGGGGTTATTCAGGAACTGAGAGAACGTTTGGACCGAATTGATATTGACGGAATTTTGGAAGGGGGTTACATCGAAGAGGAAATTCAGGATGAATCCTTCACTCCGTTTCCCACCATTTATAACAGCGAGCGTCCGGATTCGGTCGCTGCCAGCCTGTTGGAGGGGCGGATTGCTATCTTGGTGGACGGGACACCCTTTGTTCTGTTGATTCCTGCGCTATTCGTGCAATTTTTCCAGTCGGCAGAGGATTATTACCAACGTGCTGATATCAGCACGTTGCTGCGTTTGCTGCGTTTCTTTTCCTTTTTTATCGCTTTGCTTGCACCGGCAGTTTATATCGCGGTAACTACCTTTCATCAAGAGATGATTCCTACAAACTTATTGGTCAGTCTCGCTGCACAAAGGGAAGGCGTACCGTTTCCAGCCTTTGTCGAGGCGATGCTCATGGAAATTACTTATGAAATTTTGCGTGAAGCAGGAGTCCGAATTCCGAGGACAGTCGGACAGGCTGTATCTATTGTAGGCACATTGGTCATTGGGCAAGCAGCCGTGGATGCGGGGGTTGTCTCGGCGGCTATGGTCATTATCGTGTCAATCACCGCCATCTCCAGCTATGTTATTCCAGAAAACGGCCTGTCGATAGCGGTTCGTATTATACGCTTCGCCTTAATGATGCTAGCCGCAGCCTTTGGGCTTCTTGGAATATTGATGGGGTTAATCGTAGTTTTGCTGCACTTGACCAGTCTGAGATCGTTTGGAGTATCTTACATGAGTCCGTTTGGCCCCTATGTGGAAAGCGATATGAAAGATACGCTGTTTCGCTTGCCTTGGCCTCATATGACGAAGCGTCCTCAATCCATCTCTATCCAAAATACGATCCGCCAAAAAACGAAAAAAAGACGGATCGGTAATAAATCAAAAACCAGAAGGGATCAACCATGA
- a CDS encoding Ger(x)C family spore germination protein, with protein MKQTIHLFFVWGLIALLLGGCWDRQELNELGIAIGIGVDMEGDQYQVTAQVVIPSAVASKSSPSAGPPVVTYQATAPTIQEAIEKMTNTSPRAIYLSHIRMLILGEEYARKGIADAIEAMMREPFTRSDFYIAIAKNNKASTMLKIPTPMEKLPANKLFASLDTLTKTWAPATKVTMDQLLSDLVNPDIQSTLPALEAVGDIESTNEKGMDATKSISPETILRFSGNGVFKKDRLLGWINELDSKGLSYIRDKVESTTGHTDCQGGGNIALLTLSSDTQKKVIIRDGEPVISISVTNNSTVREVNCQHMKLDSMDDIKEIEAASNEKIVEIMKHSVETVRHEFKSDIFGFGQLIHQSKPELWKRLKEEKENPFMDLQIEYKAQTKIKKIGSLFESFQKQMKE; from the coding sequence ATGAAGCAGACCATACATTTGTTCTTCGTCTGGGGCCTGATTGCATTACTGTTAGGTGGTTGCTGGGATCGCCAAGAATTAAATGAGCTGGGCATAGCTATTGGGATCGGTGTGGATATGGAAGGAGACCAGTATCAGGTAACCGCTCAGGTGGTCATTCCTTCTGCTGTAGCTTCCAAATCTTCACCAAGTGCAGGCCCTCCAGTCGTTACTTATCAGGCCACTGCACCCACGATTCAAGAGGCCATTGAAAAAATGACGAATACAAGTCCGCGCGCCATTTACTTATCTCATATTCGTATGCTGATTTTAGGTGAGGAGTATGCGAGAAAGGGAATTGCTGATGCGATTGAAGCCATGATGCGAGAGCCTTTCACAAGAAGTGACTTTTATATTGCGATAGCCAAGAATAACAAGGCTTCTACGATGTTAAAGATCCCCACTCCAATGGAAAAGTTGCCGGCAAATAAATTATTTGCTTCGTTAGATACCTTAACCAAAACCTGGGCTCCTGCTACCAAAGTAACCATGGATCAACTTCTTAGCGACCTGGTTAATCCCGACATCCAGTCCACTCTGCCCGCATTGGAAGCTGTGGGAGATATAGAGTCGACCAATGAAAAAGGTATGGATGCCACCAAAAGTATATCGCCTGAAACCATATTGCGGTTTTCGGGTAATGGTGTATTCAAAAAAGACCGATTGCTGGGATGGATCAATGAACTTGACAGTAAAGGGCTCAGTTACATCAGGGATAAAGTGGAGTCTACAACGGGGCACACCGATTGTCAGGGTGGGGGTAACATTGCCCTATTAACCTTGAGTAGCGACACTCAAAAAAAAGTAATCATTCGTGATGGAGAACCTGTTATCTCTATATCAGTTACCAACAACAGCACAGTACGAGAAGTCAACTGCCAGCATATGAAGCTAGACAGTATGGACGATATTAAAGAAATTGAAGCCGCAAGCAATGAAAAAATTGTTGAAATTATGAAACATTCCGTAGAGACCGTTCGGCATGAGTTTAAGTCAGACATTTTCGGCTTTGGTCAACTGATTCACCAGTCCAAACCCGAGCTTTGGAAAAGACTAAAAGAAGAAAAAGAAAATCCATTTATGGACTTACAGATTGAATATAAGGCACAGACAAAGATTAAAAAAATTGGTTCCTTGTTTGAATCATTCCAAAAACAAATGAAGGAGTGA